One stretch of Akkermansia sp. RCC_12PD DNA includes these proteins:
- a CDS encoding 2-oxo acid dehydrogenase subunit E2 yields the protein MSDILIPSFGESITAATVAAWHKGAGDAVARGDTLVTLETDKVSTDLEADEDGMLEILVPEGAEAPIGAVLGRIAPSAGTSVPEKEEATVLPEPENTPQPDVKKAASPPEEHPEQAHEPSETPREKQSAGPEQAAPRFIRKPMSPLRRTIAARLAQVQHQAAILTTFNECDMSAVMELRRQFNASFRERYGTKLGFMGFFIKAAVKALKEVPQVNAKIDGTDIVENLYYDISVAIGTDKGLVVPVLRDCDRKTLPELELELAALAEKARKGTLSMQDLQGGCFTISNGGTYGSLLSTPILNPPQSGILGMHAIQERPVVRDGQITIRPMMYLALSYDHRLVDGKQAVQFLIAVKNAVENPVFEL from the coding sequence ATGAGCGACATCCTGATCCCCAGTTTCGGAGAATCCATCACCGCCGCCACCGTAGCCGCATGGCACAAGGGCGCCGGAGACGCAGTGGCCAGAGGAGACACCCTGGTCACGCTGGAAACGGACAAAGTCTCCACGGATCTGGAAGCGGATGAGGACGGCATGCTGGAAATCCTCGTACCGGAAGGAGCTGAAGCCCCCATCGGAGCCGTTCTGGGCCGCATTGCCCCGTCCGCCGGAACTTCCGTTCCGGAAAAGGAAGAGGCCACCGTGCTTCCGGAACCGGAAAACACCCCGCAGCCGGACGTAAAAAAGGCGGCATCTCCTCCGGAGGAACACCCGGAACAGGCGCACGAACCGTCGGAAACGCCACGGGAAAAGCAATCCGCCGGGCCGGAACAGGCCGCACCCCGCTTCATCAGGAAACCCATGAGCCCCCTGCGCCGCACCATCGCGGCCCGGCTGGCACAAGTCCAGCACCAGGCGGCCATCCTCACCACCTTCAATGAATGCGACATGAGCGCCGTCATGGAACTGCGCAGGCAATTCAACGCCTCCTTCCGGGAAAGGTACGGCACCAAACTCGGCTTCATGGGCTTCTTCATCAAGGCCGCCGTCAAGGCGCTCAAGGAAGTGCCGCAGGTCAACGCCAAAATAGACGGCACGGACATCGTGGAAAACCTGTACTACGACATCTCCGTCGCCATCGGCACGGACAAGGGCCTCGTGGTGCCCGTCTTGAGGGACTGCGACCGGAAAACGCTCCCGGAACTGGAACTGGAACTCGCCGCGCTGGCGGAAAAAGCACGAAAGGGCACCCTTTCCATGCAGGACCTGCAGGGAGGGTGCTTCACCATATCCAACGGAGGCACGTACGGCTCCCTGCTCTCCACCCCCATCCTGAACCCGCCCCAGAGTGGCATTCTGGGCATGCACGCCATCCAGGAACGCCCCGTCGTCAGGGACGGCCAAATCACCATTCGGCCCATGATGTACCTGGCCCTCTCCTACGACCACCGCCTGGTGGACGGGAAACAGGCCGTACAATTCCTCATCGCCGTGAAAAACGCCGTGGAAAACCCGGTATTCGAGCTGTAG
- a CDS encoding cytidylate kinase family protein, translated as MADYHVRRSIGEHILRCFVLVAALFIMSLGIALSAKASLGVSPISCTPYILSLALPLSMGTITILMHLSFVAVQAALLKRQFRPVHLLQIPVVFVFGMLTDFSMWLVSPLEPAGYAWSAVICLLSCVILGFGVFMQVKADAVLLAAEGMNLAFVKLFKWEFGAVKTGMDCTLVCIGLACSFFLLHGLSGIREGTVVAAILVGMIVRFFNKHVFWLDRLLERAARPGAMQAPLPSAETAAYAPDAPLVISIDREYGSGGHAIGAMIAERLGIQFYDSELVYLTAAQSGLTPDYIRRHEQQLASRFLYELYAQNYAYTAEEQPPEDATFLAQSKVIRDIAAKHACVIVGRCANFILKGRPNLFSVFLHADPATRMQRVVENYGVSPRSVARTMDTMDSRRRNHCLHYTGQELGNARLYDLCINTSDYGLERTAELILEAVKTRAQETSSPVYTPVTEQTPSPAEPEDLQGEIALA; from the coding sequence ATGGCAGACTATCACGTACGGAGAAGCATTGGAGAACACATCCTGCGCTGCTTCGTCCTGGTGGCGGCCCTCTTCATCATGTCCCTGGGCATCGCCCTGTCCGCCAAAGCCAGCCTGGGGGTCTCCCCCATCTCCTGCACGCCCTATATCCTCAGCCTGGCCCTCCCTCTGAGCATGGGGACCATCACCATCCTCATGCACCTGAGCTTTGTCGCCGTGCAGGCGGCCCTGCTCAAAAGGCAGTTCCGGCCCGTCCACCTGCTCCAGATCCCCGTGGTCTTCGTCTTCGGCATGCTGACGGACTTCTCTATGTGGCTGGTATCTCCGCTGGAACCGGCGGGGTACGCCTGGTCCGCAGTAATCTGCCTGCTGAGCTGCGTCATTCTGGGCTTCGGAGTCTTCATGCAGGTCAAGGCGGACGCCGTCCTGCTGGCGGCGGAAGGCATGAACCTGGCGTTCGTCAAACTCTTCAAATGGGAATTCGGAGCCGTGAAAACCGGCATGGACTGCACGCTCGTCTGCATCGGCCTCGCCTGTTCGTTTTTCCTGCTGCACGGCCTCTCCGGCATCCGGGAAGGAACCGTCGTGGCCGCCATTCTGGTGGGAATGATCGTCCGGTTCTTCAACAAACACGTATTCTGGCTGGACAGGCTGCTGGAACGCGCCGCACGGCCCGGCGCCATGCAGGCCCCTCTGCCGTCCGCGGAAACGGCGGCCTACGCTCCGGATGCGCCTCTGGTTATCTCCATTGACCGGGAATACGGCTCCGGCGGCCACGCCATCGGCGCCATGATCGCGGAACGGCTCGGCATCCAATTCTATGACTCGGAACTGGTGTACCTCACCGCGGCGCAAAGCGGCCTCACACCGGACTACATCCGCAGGCACGAACAACAGCTTGCCAGCCGCTTCCTTTACGAGCTCTACGCCCAGAACTATGCCTACACGGCGGAAGAACAGCCGCCGGAAGACGCAACCTTCCTGGCCCAGAGCAAAGTCATCCGGGATATCGCCGCCAAACACGCCTGCGTCATCGTGGGCCGCTGCGCCAACTTCATCCTGAAAGGCCGTCCCAACCTGTTCAGCGTCTTCCTCCATGCCGACCCCGCCACCCGCATGCAGCGCGTCGTGGAAAACTACGGAGTCTCCCCCCGCAGCGTAGCCCGGACAATGGACACGATGGACTCCCGCCGCCGCAACCACTGCCTGCACTACACCGGACAGGAACTCGGCAACGCACGTCTTTACGACTTGTGCATCAACACATCGGACTACGGTCTGGAACGCACCGCGGAACTCATTCTGGAAGCCGTCAAAACCCGGGCGCAGGAAACTTCCTCCCCGGTATACACGCCCGTCACGGAACAAACTCCTTCCCCTGCGGAACCGGAAGACCTTCAGGGAGAAATCGCATTAGCCTGA
- a CDS encoding 2-oxoglutarate dehydrogenase E1 component, giving the protein MNASIFSRLTPEEITALHETWKNDPLSVDPLWAAYFEGYELGSGGAPREEENAADASPYTVPPESAEGRGRVNQLIRAYRVMGHKCARFNPLDSPEEATVPVRPEELGFRPEDMDQPINIGTFQKGRIFTLREIIAHLRNTYCGAIGFEYQHIDNLEIRSWIEEKIDRRADGVDYGPETRRDAFIHLCKAELFEEFLGKRFIGEKRFSLEGGEGAIVLLDALVKRCPAAAISHVEMGMAHRGRLNVLANILHKPLKTIFYEFTPDYLPESPIGRSDVKYHLGYAATRHVDGVPLHINLSSNPSHLEAVYPVVEGRARARQHSLDDMERKHVLPLILHGDAAFAGQGLVAEVLNLSQLKGYRTGGSIHLIINNQIGFTTSPDEARSSHYATDVAQMLEAPILHINGENPENLIWAAEFALQFRQKFGRDIILDMYCYRRLGHNETDQAAFTAPMQTKKIEARPTAAALYGTLLRERGELTEQEEHGIRERIWNGMQQAYDQMKEHPADYILPVSAQDADESPIPRLSVRTGISPDLFRRIGNILTELPENFTPHPTLEKRFLSRRREAFREDGPLDWAMAESLAWGSLLTENHTVRLSGQDCQRGTFSQRHAVLHDFNNGSVYTPLEKLNHGTTAFRIYNSSLSEASVLGFEYGYALESQDALVMWEAQFGDFANGAQVIVDQFIAAAEAKWHQKCRIVLLLPHGYEGAGSEHSSARMERYLQLCADDNLQVINPTTPAQYFHALRRQIHQNVHKPLIVFTPKSLLSRPEAASARREFLAPSRFHEVLADPESPAPDKITRAVFCTGKIYYDLDTYRKEHGIADTVIIRVEQIYPLAQEQLTYLLAPYQKVRDFVWCQEEPSNMGAWGHLRNRLGRLFATSFRYAGRPPMACPAEGAKALHAAAQKRLIATAFGPRAQS; this is encoded by the coding sequence ATGAACGCCTCCATCTTCTCCAGACTCACGCCTGAGGAAATCACGGCGCTCCATGAAACATGGAAAAACGATCCGCTGTCCGTAGATCCCCTTTGGGCGGCCTACTTTGAGGGATACGAGCTGGGCAGCGGCGGCGCTCCGCGGGAAGAGGAAAACGCCGCGGACGCTTCCCCGTACACGGTTCCGCCGGAAAGTGCGGAAGGCCGCGGGCGCGTCAACCAGCTCATCCGGGCATACCGGGTCATGGGGCACAAATGCGCCCGCTTCAACCCGCTGGACTCTCCGGAGGAAGCGACCGTTCCCGTACGTCCGGAAGAACTGGGCTTCCGCCCGGAAGACATGGACCAGCCCATCAACATCGGCACCTTCCAGAAAGGGCGCATCTTCACCCTCCGGGAAATCATCGCCCACCTCCGGAACACCTATTGCGGGGCCATCGGATTTGAATACCAGCACATTGACAACCTGGAAATCCGCTCGTGGATTGAGGAAAAAATAGACCGCCGGGCGGACGGCGTGGACTACGGCCCGGAAACCCGCCGGGACGCCTTCATCCACCTCTGCAAGGCGGAACTGTTCGAGGAATTCCTGGGCAAGCGCTTCATCGGGGAAAAACGCTTCTCCCTGGAAGGGGGGGAAGGCGCCATCGTCCTGCTGGACGCCCTGGTCAAACGCTGTCCTGCGGCGGCCATCTCCCACGTGGAAATGGGCATGGCCCACCGGGGCAGGCTCAACGTGCTGGCAAACATCCTCCACAAGCCGCTGAAAACCATCTTTTACGAATTCACGCCGGACTACCTTCCGGAATCCCCCATCGGCCGCAGCGACGTGAAATACCACCTGGGCTATGCCGCCACGCGCCACGTGGACGGCGTGCCCCTGCACATCAACCTCTCCTCCAATCCCAGCCACCTGGAAGCCGTCTACCCCGTGGTGGAAGGCCGCGCCAGGGCCAGGCAGCACAGCCTGGATGACATGGAAAGAAAGCATGTGCTCCCGCTTATTCTCCACGGGGACGCCGCCTTCGCCGGACAGGGGCTGGTGGCGGAAGTGCTCAACCTCTCCCAGCTGAAAGGCTACCGGACCGGCGGTTCCATCCACCTGATCATCAACAACCAGATCGGCTTCACCACCAGCCCGGATGAAGCCCGCTCCTCCCATTACGCCACGGACGTGGCCCAGATGCTGGAAGCGCCCATCCTGCACATCAACGGGGAAAACCCGGAAAACCTGATCTGGGCCGCGGAATTCGCGCTCCAGTTCCGCCAGAAATTCGGCCGCGACATCATTCTGGACATGTACTGCTACCGCCGCCTGGGACACAATGAAACGGACCAGGCCGCCTTCACAGCCCCCATGCAGACCAAAAAAATAGAGGCGCGCCCCACGGCGGCGGCCCTGTACGGAACCCTGCTCCGGGAACGGGGGGAACTGACGGAACAGGAGGAACATGGCATCAGGGAACGCATCTGGAACGGCATGCAGCAGGCATACGACCAGATGAAGGAGCACCCGGCGGACTACATCCTCCCGGTCAGCGCGCAGGATGCGGATGAATCCCCCATTCCCCGCCTCAGCGTGCGCACGGGCATCAGTCCGGACCTCTTCCGGCGCATCGGAAACATCCTGACGGAACTGCCGGAAAACTTCACGCCCCACCCCACCCTGGAAAAACGCTTCCTCTCCCGCCGCCGTGAAGCCTTCCGGGAAGACGGCCCGCTGGACTGGGCCATGGCGGAATCCCTGGCATGGGGATCCCTGCTCACGGAAAACCACACCGTCCGCCTCTCCGGGCAGGACTGCCAGCGCGGCACCTTCTCCCAGCGGCATGCCGTCCTGCACGACTTCAACAACGGCTCCGTGTACACGCCGCTGGAAAAACTGAACCACGGCACCACCGCCTTCCGCATCTACAACTCTTCCCTGTCAGAAGCCTCTGTGCTGGGCTTCGAATACGGTTATGCCCTGGAAAGCCAGGACGCCCTGGTCATGTGGGAAGCCCAGTTCGGCGACTTTGCCAACGGAGCCCAGGTCATCGTGGACCAGTTCATTGCGGCCGCGGAAGCCAAATGGCACCAGAAATGCCGCATCGTGCTGCTCCTGCCCCACGGTTACGAAGGGGCTGGGTCCGAGCACTCCAGCGCCCGCATGGAACGCTACCTCCAGCTCTGCGCGGACGACAACCTGCAGGTCATCAACCCGACCACACCCGCCCAATACTTTCACGCCCTGCGCCGCCAGATACACCAGAACGTACACAAGCCCCTCATCGTCTTCACGCCAAAAAGCCTGCTCTCCCGGCCGGAAGCCGCCTCCGCCCGCCGTGAATTCCTGGCTCCGTCCCGGTTCCACGAAGTACTGGCTGATCCGGAAAGCCCGGCTCCGGACAAAATCACGCGCGCCGTCTTCTGCACGGGAAAAATCTACTACGACCTGGACACCTACCGAAAGGAACACGGCATCGCGGACACCGTCATCATCCGCGTGGAGCAAATCTACCCGCTGGCGCAGGAACAGCTTACCTACCTGCTCGCCCCCTACCAGAAAGTGCGCGACTTCGTATGGTGCCAGGAGGAACCCTCCAACATGGGGGCGTGGGGCCATCTGCGCAACCGGCTGGGCCGCCTCTTCGCCACCTCGTTCCGCTATGCGGGGCGCCCCCCCATGGCCTGCCCGGCGGAAGGGGCCAAGGCCCTGCACGCCGCCGCGCAAAAACGACTCATCGCCACGGCCTTCGGACCGCGCGCCCAATCCTGA
- a CDS encoding pyrimidine dimer DNA glycosylase/endonuclease V, producing MRLWSLHPSYLDSSGLVALWREGLLARKVLSGQTKGYIHHPQLQRFRETPHPLQTLDAYLKAVHDESLRRGYHFDLQKIAPVEPLPLLPLPEKQLEYEFRHLLNKLQNRDPLRYASLLPTPFILPHPLFQVGPGERCPWEKLR from the coding sequence ATGAGGCTCTGGTCCCTTCACCCGTCATATCTGGATTCCTCCGGACTGGTCGCCCTGTGGAGGGAAGGACTGCTGGCCCGGAAAGTGCTCTCAGGCCAGACCAAAGGCTATATCCATCATCCCCAGCTCCAACGTTTCCGGGAAACTCCCCATCCTCTTCAAACGCTGGACGCCTATCTGAAAGCCGTTCATGACGAATCCCTTCGCAGGGGCTACCATTTCGACCTTCAGAAAATCGCGCCCGTGGAACCGCTTCCCCTTCTCCCCCTGCCGGAAAAACAACTGGAATATGAATTCCGCCACCTTCTGAACAAATTGCAGAACAGGGATCCCCTCCGTTACGCCTCCCTGCTTCCAACCCCATTCATCCTCCCCCATCCCCTCTTTCAAGTAGGACCAGGGGAGAGGTGCCCCTGGGAAAAGCTCCGGTAA
- a CDS encoding cytochrome ubiquinol oxidase subunit I, whose product MDDPVLLSRLQFAVTIMFHYIFPPMTIGLGVVLVALEGLWLKTKNELYHKQAKFWTKIFGIIFALGVASGIVMEFQFGTNWADYSRCVGDIFGSPLAAEGIFAFFLESGFLAILLFGWDKVGPKMHFFSACMVALGAHFSAIWIIVANSWMQTPAGYKLVEVNGKIQAHITSFYDVVFNPSTVDRLTHALAGCWLAGATLVLSVSAWYILKKRFTGGAKKSFKVALVIGLIGVVGMGITGDSSAREVSIHQPAKFAAMEGVMESGAPQSLHLVGWMNPSTHEVTGISIPYMLTFLTHHDLDTPITGMNAIPQDERPPHPARLLLLPPHDPHRLCAGRPVPAGPLGVETRLAL is encoded by the coding sequence ATGGACGATCCGGTCTTATTATCCCGTCTTCAGTTTGCCGTCACCATCATGTTCCACTACATCTTCCCGCCGATGACCATCGGCCTGGGGGTGGTACTGGTGGCACTGGAAGGCCTCTGGCTGAAAACAAAAAACGAGCTCTACCACAAGCAGGCCAAATTCTGGACCAAGATATTCGGCATCATCTTCGCGCTGGGCGTGGCCTCCGGCATTGTGATGGAATTCCAGTTCGGCACCAACTGGGCGGACTACTCCCGTTGCGTAGGCGACATCTTCGGCAGCCCCCTGGCGGCGGAAGGCATCTTCGCCTTCTTCCTGGAATCCGGCTTCCTGGCCATCCTGCTCTTCGGCTGGGACAAAGTGGGGCCCAAAATGCACTTCTTCTCCGCCTGCATGGTGGCCCTGGGCGCCCATTTCAGCGCCATCTGGATCATTGTGGCGAACTCCTGGATGCAGACGCCCGCCGGCTACAAGCTGGTGGAAGTAAACGGAAAAATCCAGGCGCACATCACCAGCTTCTATGATGTGGTCTTCAACCCGTCTACGGTGGACCGCCTGACGCACGCCCTGGCGGGGTGCTGGCTGGCGGGAGCCACGCTGGTGCTCAGCGTCTCTGCCTGGTATATCCTCAAAAAACGCTTCACGGGCGGAGCCAAGAAAAGCTTCAAGGTAGCGCTGGTCATCGGACTGATAGGCGTGGTAGGCATGGGCATCACGGGAGACTCCAGCGCTCGTGAAGTCTCCATCCACCAGCCCGCTAAATTTGCCGCCATGGAAGGCGTGATGGAATCGGGGGCTCCGCAGTCGCTCCACCTCGTCGGCTGGATGAACCCGTCCACCCATGAAGTGACAGGCATCTCCATCCCGTACATGCTCACTTTCCTGACTCATCATGACCTGGATACCCCCATCACCGGCATGAACGCCATTCCGCAGGACGAACGCCCCCCCCATCCTGCCCGTCTTCTACTCCTTCCACCTCATGATCCTCATCGGCTGTGCGCTGGGCGCCCTGTTCCTGCTGGGCCTCTGGGCGTGGAAACGCGGCTGGCTCTTTGA
- the cydB gene encoding cytochrome d ubiquinol oxidase subunit II codes for MLDNLTLADLQIIWFILVGVLFSGYAVLDGFDLGTGTLQFFIKGDENRRLMLNAVGPVWDGNEVWLITGGGALFAAFPYVYASVFSGFYLAFMLLLLTLIFRAVSIEFRSKQPMPWWRKGWDITFSVSSLLAALLIGVAMGNVTRGIPLDDQGNFTGTFLSLLNPYAILLGLTTVALFAMHGGIFLMMKTQGELQQQIKRLLKPCIIIFTILIIVHGAATLLYVPHVAAALERSPWIYGIAALAAVSIAAIWIFMSKNRSGWAFIASCSTMGCMMAMFGASMFPNLLYSMPNPEHSLTLVNGSSTRESLIVMTYIALIGVPIVLAYSAAIYWVFRGKVQLNEHSY; via the coding sequence ATGTTGGACAACCTCACTCTCGCAGACCTGCAAATCATCTGGTTCATCCTCGTCGGCGTACTCTTCTCCGGCTACGCCGTTCTGGACGGTTTTGACCTGGGAACCGGCACCCTCCAGTTCTTTATCAAGGGAGATGAAAACAGGAGGCTGATGCTCAATGCCGTGGGTCCCGTATGGGACGGCAATGAAGTCTGGCTCATCACGGGAGGGGGCGCCCTCTTCGCCGCCTTCCCGTACGTGTACGCCTCCGTCTTCTCCGGATTCTATCTGGCTTTCATGCTCCTGTTGCTCACCCTTATCTTCCGGGCCGTCTCCATCGAATTCCGGAGCAAGCAGCCCATGCCGTGGTGGCGCAAAGGCTGGGACATCACTTTCTCCGTCAGCAGCCTCCTTGCGGCCCTGCTCATCGGGGTGGCCATGGGGAACGTCACCAGGGGAATCCCGCTGGACGACCAGGGCAACTTCACGGGAACCTTCCTCAGCCTGCTGAACCCCTACGCCATCCTGCTGGGCCTCACGACGGTGGCCCTCTTCGCCATGCACGGCGGCATCTTCCTGATGATGAAAACGCAGGGTGAACTCCAGCAGCAAATCAAAAGGCTCCTCAAGCCCTGCATCATCATCTTTACCATCCTGATCATCGTTCACGGCGCGGCCACGCTCCTGTACGTGCCGCACGTAGCGGCGGCGCTGGAACGCTCGCCCTGGATCTACGGCATCGCCGCGCTGGCGGCTGTTTCCATTGCGGCCATCTGGATATTCATGAGCAAAAACCGGTCAGGCTGGGCCTTCATCGCCTCCTGCTCCACGATGGGGTGCATGATGGCCATGTTTGGGGCCTCCATGTTCCCCAACCTGCTATACTCCATGCCCAATCCGGAGCACTCCCTTACCCTCGTCAACGGTTCCTCCACACGGGAAAGCCTGATAGTGATGACCTACATCGCCCTCATCGGTGTTCCAATCGTCCTCGCCTACTCCGCAGCCATCTACTGGGTCTTCCGCGGAAAGGTGCAACTCAACGAGCACAGCTATTAA
- a CDS encoding cytochrome ubiquinol oxidase subunit I: MILIGCALGALFLLGLWAWKRGWLFEKRWLLWCFVFSVLGPQIANQVGWAVAEMGRQPWIVYGILRTEHAVSPTLTAAEALSSLGMFFVIYTLLLALFLYQITHKIHKGPDQEAKEDDGTGEGKLQVPFVKD; encoded by the coding sequence ATGATCCTCATCGGCTGTGCGCTGGGCGCCCTGTTCCTGCTGGGCCTCTGGGCGTGGAAACGCGGCTGGCTCTTTGAAAAACGATGGCTGCTCTGGTGCTTTGTCTTCTCCGTATTGGGGCCGCAGATTGCCAACCAGGTAGGCTGGGCAGTGGCGGAAATGGGCCGCCAGCCCTGGATCGTGTACGGCATCCTGAGGACGGAGCACGCCGTCTCCCCCACCCTCACCGCGGCGGAGGCACTCTCCTCGCTGGGCATGTTCTTCGTCATCTATACCCTGCTTCTGGCCCTCTTTCTTTATCAAATCACCCATAAAATCCACAAAGGCCCCGACCAGGAAGCGAAGGAAGACGACGGCACGGGTGAAGGCAAGCTTCAGGTCCCCTTCGTCAAAGACTAA